In a single window of the Heliangelus exortis chromosome 1, bHelExo1.hap1, whole genome shotgun sequence genome:
- the LOC139797685 gene encoding histone H3, translating into MARTKQTARKSTGGKAPRKQLATKAARKSAPATGGVKKPHRYRPGTVALREIRRYQKSTELLIRKLPFQRLVREIAQDFKTDLRFQSSAVMALQEASEAYLVGLFEDTNLCAIHAKRVTIMPKDIQLARRIRGERA; encoded by the coding sequence ATGGCCCGTACGAAGCAGACCGCGCGTAAGTCGACAGGCGGGAAGGCGCCCCGCAAGCAGTTGGCCACCAAGGCGGCCCGCAAGAGCGCGCCGGCCACGGGCGGCGTGAAGAAGCCGCACCGGTACCGTCCCGGCACGGTGGCGCTGCGCGAGATCCGGCGCTACCAGAAGTCGACGGAGCTGCTGATCCGCAAGCTGCCCTTCCAGCGGCTGGTGCGGGAGATCGCGCAGGACTTCAAGACGGACCTGCGCTTCCAGAGCTCCGCCGTGATGGCGCTGCAGGAGGCGAGCGAGGCCTACCTGGTGGGGCTCTTCGAGGACACCAACCTCTGCGCCATCCACGCCAAGCGCGTCACCATCATGCCCAAGGACATCCAGCTGGCCCGGCGCATCCGCGGCGAGCGCGCCTGA
- the LOC139797586 gene encoding histone H4, translated as MSGRGKGGKGLGKGGAKRHRKVLRDNIQGITKPAIRRLARRGGVKRISGLIYEETRGVLKVFLENVIRDAVTYTEHAKRKTVTAMDVVYALKRQGRTLYGFGG; from the coding sequence ATGTCTGGAAGAGGTAAAGGCGGGAAGGGGCTCGGCAAAGGGGGTGCTAAGCGCCACCGCAAGGTGCTGCGCGACAACATCCAGGGCATTACCAAGCCGGCCATCCGCCGCCTGGCTCGGCGTGGCGGCGTGAAGCGCATCTCGGGCCTGATTTACGAGGAGACGCGCGGCGTGCTGAAGGTGTTCTTGGAGAACGTGATTCGCGATGCCGTGACCTACACCGAGCACGCCAAGAGGAAGACCGTGACTGCCATGGACGTAGTTTACGCGCTTAAGCGCCAGGGACGCACCCTCTACGGCTTCGGTGGTTAA
- the LOC139791103 gene encoding histone H1: MSETAPVAAPAVSAPGGKAAAKKPKKAAGGSKARKPAGPSVTELITKAVSASKERKGLSLAALKKALAAGGYDVEKNNSRIKLGLKSLVSKGTLVQTKGTGASGSFKLNKKPGETKEKATKKKPAGKPKKPAAKKPASAAKKPKKAAAVKKSPKKAKKPAAAAAKKAAKSPKKAAKAGRPKKAAKSPAKAKAVKPKAAKPKATKPKAAKAKKATPKKK; encoded by the coding sequence ATGTCGGAGACCGCGCCTGTTGCCGCTCCCGCTGTCTCAGCTCCCGGCGGCAAGGCCGCCGCCAAGAAACCGAAGAAGGCAGCGGGTGGCTCTAAAGCTCGCAAGCCCGCCGGCCCCAGCGTCACCGAGCTGATCACCAAGGCCGTGTCCGCCTCTAAGGAGCGCAAGGGGCTCTCACTCGCCGCTCTCAAGAAGGCGCTGGCCGCCGGAGGCTACGATGTAGAGAAGAACAACAGCCGCATCAAGCTGGGGCTCAAGAGCCTCGTCAGCAAGGGCACCCTGGTGCAGACCAAGGGCACCGGCGCTTCCGgttcttttaaattaaacaagAAACCGGGTGAGACAAAGGAGAAGGCTACTAAGAAAAAGCCAGCAGGCAAGCCGAAAAAGCCCGCGGCTAAGAAGCCCGCCAGCGCGGCCAAGAAACCCAAGAAAGCGGCAGCAGTGAAGAAAAGCCCTAAGAAAGCCAAGAAGCCGGCAGCTGCTGCGGCTAAAAAGGCAGCCAAAAGCCCGAAGAAAGCCGCCAAAGCAGGTCGCCCAAAGAAGGCAGCAAAGAGCCCGGCCAAGGCGAAGGCAGTGAAGCCCAAAGCAGCCAAGCCTAAGGCGACCAAGCCCAAAGCAGCTAAGGCAAAGAAGGCGACGCCCAAAAAGAAGTAA
- the LOC139791095 gene encoding histone H4 translates to MSGRGKGGKGLGKGGAKRHRKVLRDNIQGITKPAIRRLARRGGVKRISGLIYEETRGVLKVFLENVIRDAVTYTEHAKRKTVTAMDVVYALKRQGRTLYGFGG, encoded by the coding sequence ATGTCTGGCAGAGGCAAGGGCGGGAAGGGGCTCGGCAAGGGAGGCGCTAAGCGCCACCGTAAGGTGCTGCGCGACAACATCCAGGGTATCACCAAGCCGGCCATCCGCCGCCTGGCTCGGCGTGGCGGTGTCAAGCGTATCTCGGGGCTGATCTACGAGGAGACGCGCGGCGTGCTGAAGGTGTTCTTAGAGAACGTGATTCGCGATGCCGTGACCTACACCGAGCACGCCAAGAGGAAGACGGTGACAGCCATGGACGTGGTCTACGCCCTGAAGCGGCAGGGACGCACTCTCTACGGCTTCGGTGGTTAA
- the LOC139791099 gene encoding histone H2A-IV → MSGRGKQGGKARAKAKSRSSRAGLQFPVGRVHRLLRKGNYAERVGAGAPVYLAAVLEYLTAEILELAGNAARDNKKTRIIPRHLQLAIRNDEELNKLLGKVTIAQGGVLPNIQAVLLPKKTDSHKAKAK, encoded by the coding sequence ATGTCCGGCCGCGGGAAGCAGGGCGGGAAGGCGCGGGCCAAGGCCAAGTCGCGCTCGTCGCGGGCCGGGCTGCAGTTCCCGGTGGGCCGCGTCCACCGCCTCCTGCGGAAAGGCAACTACGCGGAGCGGGTGGGCGCCGGCGCCCCGGTGTACCTGGCGGCCGTGCTGGAGTACCTGACGGCCGAGATCCTGGAGCTGGCGGGCAACGCTGCCCGCGACAACAAGAAGACGCGCATCATCCCCCGCCACCTGCAGCTGGCCATCCGCAACGACGAGGAGCTCAACAAGCTGCTGGGCAAGGTGACGATCGCTCAGGGTGGGGTGCTGCCCAACATCCAGGCCGTGCTGCTGCCCAAGAAGACCGACAGCCACAAGGCTAAGGCCAAGTAA
- the LOC139791098 gene encoding histone H3: MARTKQTARKSTGGKAPRKQLATKAARKSAPATGGVKKPHRYRPGTVALREIRRYQKSTELLIRKLPFQRLVREIAQDFKTDLRFQSSAVMALQEASEAYLVGLFEDTNLCAIHAKRVTIMPKDIQLARRIRGERA, from the coding sequence ATGGCCCGTACGAAGCAGACCGCGCGTAAGTCGACAGGCGGGAAGGCGCCCCGCAAGCAGTTGGCCACCAAGGCGGCCCGCAAGAGCGCGCCGGCCACGGGCGGCGTGAAGAAGCCGCACCGGTACCGTCCCGGCACGGTGGCGCTGCGCGAGATCCGGCGCTACCAGAAGTCGACGGAGCTGCTGATCCGCAAGCTGCCCTTCCAGCGGCTGGTGCGGGAGATCGCGCAGGACTTCAAGACGGACCTGCGCTTCCAGAGCTCCGCCGTGATGGCGCTGCAGGAGGCGAGCGAGGCCTACCTGGTGGGGCTCTTCGAGGACACCAACCTCTGCGCCATCCACGCCAAGCGCGTCACCATCATGCCCAAGGACATCCAGCTGGCCCGGCGCATCCGCGGCGAGCGCGCTTAA
- the LOC139791100 gene encoding histone H2B 8: protein MPEPAKSAPAPKKGSKKAVTKTQKKGDKKRRKTRKESYSIYVYKVLKQVHPDTGISSKAMGIMNSFVNDIFERIAGEASRLAHYNKRSTITSREIQTAVRLLLPGELAKHAVSEGTKAVTKYTSSK from the coding sequence ATGCCGGAACCAGCTAAATCTGCTCCTGCTCCTAAGAAGGGCTCCAAGAAAGCCGTCACCAAGACGCAGAAGAAGGGAGACAAGAAGCGTAGAAAGACAAGGAAGGAGAGCTACTCAATCTACGTGTACAAGGTGCTGAAGCAGGTGCACCCCGACACGGGCATCTCGTCGAAGGCCATGGGCATCATGAACTCCTTCGTCAACGACATCTTCGAGCGCATCGCCGGGGAGGCCTCTCGCCTGGCGCACTACAACAAGCGCTCCACCATCACCTCGCGGGAGATCCAGACGGCAGtgcggctgctgctgcccggCGAGCTGGCCAAGCACGCAGTCTCCGAGGGGACCAAGGCTGTCACCAAGTACACCAGCTCCAAGTAG
- the LOC139797641 gene encoding histone H3, with the protein MARTKQTARKSTGGKAPRKQLATKAARKSAPATGGVKKPHRYRPGTVALREIRRYQKSTELLIRKLPFQRLVREIAQDFKTDLRFQSSAVMALQEASEAYLVGLFEDTNLCAIHAKRVTIMPKDIQLARRIRGERA; encoded by the coding sequence ATGGCTCGTACGAAGCAGACCGCGCGTAAGTCGACAGGCGGGAAGGCGCCCCGCAAGCAGTTGGCCACCAAGGCGGCCCGCAAGAGCGCGCCGGCCACGGGCGGCGTGAAGAAGCCGCACCGGTACCGTCCCGGCACGGTGGCGCTGCGCGAGATCCGGCGCTACCAGAAGTCGACGGAGCTGCTGATCCGCAAGCTGCCCTTCCAGCGGCTGGTGCGGGAGATCGCGCAGGACTTCAAGACGGACCTGCGCTTCCAGAGCTCCGCCGTGATGGCGCTGCAGGAGGCGAGCGAGGCCTACCTGGTGGGGCTCTTCGAGGACACCAACCTCTGCGCCATCCACGCCAAGCGCGTCACCATCATGCCCAAGGACATCCAGCTGGCCCGGCGCATCCGCGGCGAGCGCGCCTGA
- the LOC139791104 gene encoding histone H2B 1/2/3/4/6, with the protein MPEPAKSAPAPKKGSKKAVTKTQKKGDKKRKKSRKESYSIYVYKVLKQVHPDTGISSKAMGIMNSFVNDIFERIAGEASRLAHYNKRSTITSREIQTAVRLLLPGELAKHAVSEGTKAVTKYTSSK; encoded by the coding sequence ATGCCTGAGCCAGCTAAGTCAGCCCCCGCGCCCAAGAAGGGCTCTAAGAAAGCCGTCACCAAGACACAGAAGAAAGGAGACAAGAAGCGCAAGAAGAGCCGCAAGGAGAGCTACTCGATCTACGTGTACAAGGTGCTGAAGCAGGTGCACCCCGACACGGGCATCTCGTCCAAGGCCATGGGCATCATGAACTCCTTCGTCAACGACATCTTCGAGCGCATCGCCGGGGAGGCCTCTCGCCTGGCGCACTACAACAAGCGCTCCACCATCACCTCGCGGGAGATCCAGACGGCAGtgcggctgctgctgcccggCGAGCTGGCCAAGCACGCAGTCTCCGAGGGGACCAAGGCTGTCACCAAGTACACCAGCTCCAAGTAG
- the LOC139797733 gene encoding histone H2A — protein MSGRGKQGGKARAKAKSRSSRAGLQFPVGRVHRLLRKGNYAERVGAGAPVYLAAVLEYLTAEILELAGNAARDNKKTRIIPRHLQLAIRNDEELNKLLGKVTIAQGGVLPNIQAVLLPKKTDSHKAKSK, from the coding sequence ATGTCCGGCCGCGGGAAGCAGGGCGGGAAGGCGCGGGCCAAGGCCAAGTCGCGCTCGTCGCGGGCCGGGCTGCAGTTCCCGGTGGGCCGCGTCCACCGCCTCCTGCGGAAAGGCAACTACGCGGAGCGGGTGGGCGCCGGCGCCCCGGTGTACCTGGCGGCCGTGCTGGAGTACCTGACGGCCGAGATCCTGGAGCTGGCGGGCAACGCGGCCCGCGACAACAAGAAGACGCGCATCATCCCCCGCCACCTGCAGCTGGCCATCCGCAACGACGAGGAGCTCAACAAGCTGCTGGGCAAGGTGACGATCGCGCAGGGTGGGGTGCTGCCCAACATCCAGGCCGTGCTGCTGCCCAAGAAAACCGACAGCCATAAAGCAAAGAGCAAGTAA